TTTAGAAACTAAAAATTTCCTTGGGTGAGAACATGGAGAACGGGAAGCCGATCAAGATAGTTCTGCCAGAGATAAAGAACCCCATTCTCATCGAGGGATATCCCGGAATAGGCCTGGTCGGCCACATAGCGGCCAACTTCTTAGCGAAGGAACTCGGAATGGAGATGGTAGGCTACGTGGAGAGTCCATTCATTCCGCCGATGGCGCTCATCCTTGAGGGGAAGCCCAACCCACCACTCAGGTTCTACGGAAAAGACAACATAATCCTCGCCGTTGCCGATATCTACGTGCCTCCAACCCTGGTAAGCGAAATAGCCAAG
Above is a window of Thermococcus sp. JdF3 DNA encoding:
- a CDS encoding PAC2 family protein — its product is MENGKPIKIVLPEIKNPILIEGYPGIGLVGHIAANFLAKELGMEMVGYVESPFIPPMALILEGKPNPPLRFYGKDNIILAVADIYVPPTLVSEIAK